The Thermosinus carboxydivorans Nor1 genomic sequence GAATAGGGCCAGATAGTAGCGTTAAGTAGGTGTAGTCATGTAGCTATGGAAAGCACGCGGAGTATGGAAACAATAATCTTTAGAATACGGGAATGAGATTGGTAGTAATGCAAACATAAAAGCAGTCCGGGACGCAAGAAGATGTAAGATGCAGAGTGGATAGTGAGTTATAGGATGGGTTACTGAGGGATATATTCAGTCGTGAGCAGAGGGAATTACGGGAATAGTAAGATATCGTCGGAGCCTCATAAAGACGCTCGAGAGAAGTAAATCGGCTACAAAAGTTTTAGAAGGGGCAAATATTAGTGGCTTCTGTATACCGACATTACTGGTGTTTCCGCCCGCTCTATGATAGAAGCTATGATAAAAGGAACCGATGATACCAAGCAGTTAGCGCAAATGGCAAAAGGAGCTTTGCGTAATAAACTTGCCGATTTAGAAAAGGCGTTAAAGGGCTCTCTTGGTTACCATCAAAAAATGATGCTATCCATGCAACTAAAACATATTGAAACGCTAGATGAAAGTATTAAAGAATTGGATAAAGAAATAGCAGACCGTATGCGCCCTTTTGAAGAAGCCTTGGAGCTATTAGACACCATACCCGGTGTTAATCGGCGCAATGCAGAAGAAATCATTGCTGAGATTGGAGTAGATATGAGTCGCTTCCCATCCGCGGAGCATCTTTCATCTTGGTCAGGAATGGCTCCAGGGCATAACGAAAGCGCTGATAAGCGAAAATCAGGAAAAACCCGTAAAGGAAACCAACATCTGCGAACAACACTTGTACAATCAGCTCGCTCTGCCGCCCGCCAAAAAGATACTTATCTTGCGTCTCAATACCGTAGAATCTGTTCCCGTCGTGGTTCTAACCGTGCTGCAGTAGCTGTAGGACATAGCATTTTAATAATTGCCTATCATATTCTCAAGAAAAAACAGCCGTACATTGAATTAGGTGCCAACTACTTTGAACAGCGAAGTAAAGATGCTGCAATAAAAAGAGCACTTCAACTTTTACAAAACGCAGGAATTGAAATAAACCTTGAAAATATAGTTGCTTAAGATCAGTTTAAAAGTAAATCCTTCTTTACAAATGCCTACTATAAAAAACCTATAGAGTAGGCCTTGGGATCTCTTTGTCTCTATTCGAAGTAGTTGACATAAATTTTTGAAGTGAGTTTTCGGAGTAGGGTAGACCCCCCATGTCGTTAGCACGACACCAACAAAGAATGAAAACCAGGTGCATATGTAGAATAATTTTTTTGCGGCTGGCGAAGAGAGGTCGATAGCTTGCTAGTGCTTCGAGCCTGAAGGGTAGACTGAACCCCAGTTACCTGGTGCACCACAAATTGTTGCTCCTACATTTAGGAAGCACGCGGAGTAGATTACTCGTACAAGGGTTACTGCACCAGTCGCAAAATAAGGCCGCAGAGGGGATCTTCTCATGAAACAAGTAATCCGCATTGTCCATGAACGCTGTTGTGGTATGGATGTTCACAAGAAGATTATCGTTGCCTGCGTTATCACACCTGACAACAAAGAAATTCGAACATTTGGCACTATGACGGACGACTTGCATGAATTAGTAAGCTGGCTTCAAAGTCACGGCTGTAGTCATGTAGCTATGGAAAGCACGGGAGTTTACTGGAAACCAATTTACAATCTTTTAGAACATACGGGAATTGAGATTTTGGTAGTCAATGCACAACACATAAAAGCAGTTCCGGGACGCAAGACAGATGTTAAAGATGCAGAGTGGATAGCTGAGTTACTACGGCATGGGTTACTGCAGGGCAGTTATATTCCAAGTCGTGAGCAGAGGGAATTACGGGAATTAGTAAGATATCGTCGGAGCCTCATAGAAGAACGCTCGAGAGAAGTAAATCGGCTACAAAAAGTTTTAGAAGGGGCAAATATTAAGTTGGCTTCTGTAGTAACCGACATTACTGGTGTTTCCGCCCGCTCTATGATAGAAGCTATGATAAAAGGAACCGATGATACCAAGCAGTTAGCGCAAATGGCAAAAGGAGCTTTGCGTAATAAACTTGCCGATTTAGAAAAGGCGTTAAAGGGCTCTCTTGGTTACCATCAAAAAATGATGCTATCCATGCAACTAAAACATATTGAAACGCTAGATGAAAGTATTAAAGAATTGGATAAAGAAATAGCAGACCGTATGCGCCCTTTTGAAGAAGCCTTGGAGCTATTAGACACCATACCCGGTGTTAATCGGCGCAATGCAGAAGAAATCATTGCTGAGATTGGAGTAGATATGAGTCGCTTCCCATCCGCGGAGCATCTTTCATCTTGGTCAGGAATGGCTCCAGGGCATAACGAAAGCGCTGATAAGCGAAAATCAGGAAAAACCCGTAAAGGAAACCAACATCTGCGAACAACACTTGTACAATCAGCTCGCTCTGCCGCCCGCCAAAAAGATACTTATCTTGCGTCTCAATACCGTAGAATCTGTTCCCGTCGTGGTTCTAACCGTGCTGCAGTAGCTGTAGGACATAGCATTTTAATAATTGCCTATCATATTCTCAAGAAAAAACAGCCGTACATTGAATTAGGTGCCAACTACTTTGAACAGCGAAGTAAAGATGCTGCAATAAAAAGAGCACTTCAACTTTTACAAAACGCAGGAATTGAAATAAACCTTGAAAATATAGTTGCTTAAGATCAGTTTAAAAGTAAATCCTTCTTTACAAATGCCTACTATAAAAAACCTATAGAGTAGGCCTTGGGATCTCTTTGTCTCTATTCGAAGTAGTTGACATAAATTTTTGAAGTGAGTTTTCGGAGTAGTGCACGGAGTGCGCGATATACATCGCACTTGGGGGTTTAGATTAATTTTAACAAATTGTTTTCCGCGTTCTCTGCGGTTTTAGGTTTCGTTTATACACTACGGACAAGGGGGATAAGCTTCATGACGAAAAAAGTAGTGATTGTGACTACCGGCGGCACGATCGCCATGCGGTATGACCCGGTGAGGGGCGGCGTTTTCCCGGCGGTGACGGGCGCCGAACTGGTTGAAGCGGTGCCGCCGCTTGCGCAGGTAGGGCCGGTGGAAGTAGTGGAGTTCGCCAATCTGCCCAGTCCGCATATTACGCCGCGGATCATGTGGCGGTTGGCTAAAGTTATTGACGATCTCTTGGCCCGGGACGACGTAGCCGGGGTGGTGGTAACGCATGGGACCGATACCTTGGAAGAAACGGCCTATTTCCTTGACCTGACAGTCCAGAGCGACAAGCCGGTGTGTATGACGGCGGCCATGCGCCATGCGGCCGAAATCAGCCCGGACGGCCCGAAGAATATTCTCTGCGCGGTAAAAACGGCGTTTTGCCCCGAGGCGGTTGGCCAAGGCGTATTAGTGGTTGCCAACGAAGAAATCCATGCGGCCAGGGAAGTGACCAAGACCCATGCGGCCAACCCCAAAACATTCGCGTCGCCGTTCTGGGGGCCGCTGGGCTATGTGGATGAAGACAAGGTTACTTTTCGCCGCCATTCGCTTAAGCGGCAAAAGATTAAGCCGGCCGCGCCGGTCGATGATGTCTATCTCATTAAATTGGTAGCCGGCGCGGACGATCTTTTCTTCCGCTGCCTTGTCGACAAAGGGGCCAGCGGCATCGTCGTCGAAGGCTTCGGTCGCGGCAACGTGCCGCCAGCGGTAGTACCGGGAATTAAAGCCGCACTAGACAAGGGCATCCCGGTGGTACTGACTACCCGCACCGCCGGCGGACGGGTCCTGGATGTGTACGGCTACGAGGGAGGAGTAAAACCGTTAAAAGCGATGGGCGTCATCCTGGCCGGCGAAATCAGCGGGCAGAAAGCGCGGATAAAGCTAATGTTAGCCCTGGGCGTGACCCGTGACCGGCAGGCGCTGGCCGGCTATTTTGATGTACCCTAACCGCTTTTTCTCATCATCGCTGCCGCTACCGCCGCGCCAATTCCTGAACCGTTTTTCGTCAGCCGTACCCGGATGTATCCAGCGGCATCAGGGACTAGTTCAGCCAGGGCGGCCTGCAGTATGGCGGCGTAGCCCGGCATTTTTTCATAAAGCGAACCGTCGACGGCAATGGTATGCCGCGTGTGGCCGGCGCTTTGAAGGCGGAGCAGGACGCCGGCGTAAGTGGCCGCCACCAGCCGGGCGGACCGGGCGGTGACCAAGGCGGCTATTTCTTTGAGGGCGGCGCGTTCGGCCAGCGTGGAGGCCAGGCCGAAGCGGCCGGATAACCAGTGCTCGATTCGCGTCAGGGTGCGGGAGGTGTCGGCTACCAGCAGCGCGACATCCGGCCCGCTTAAGGCGTCGGCGCGCTGCCAGATTGGCGCGGCAAAGCAGGAGCTGGCCGCGGCGAGAGATGCCGCGGCCAGCCGCACCAGCTCGCCTAAGTACCGCCCGGCCGCCATTTTTTCCAGGCGCTGCTGGCCCGGCTTGTCGCTGGCCGCATCGAGGGCGGCGTCAAAAGGGGTAAGCGGCATGGCGTCAAAATTGCCGGATTCCATGTTGATGATCATGGGAGCAGGGGCCGCGGGTGGTGACAGCTCCAGATAGCAAGTGTTGTGGCCGGTACCGCAGATTGAACCGATGTCGGTCCAGGGGTCCTGATAGGCGGCGGCAAGCAGCGTTCCTACCGTGTCATTGATGATGGCGGCCGGCGCCAGGTGGCCAAGACCGCGCCGGGCTAAGGCCGCGCCCAAGAGTTCGCCTACGTCCTTTCCTTCCACACCGGCGGTGGCGATTTCTTTTGTCCAGTGGAGGAGGATGGCGCGGTTGGCTCCGGTCTGGCGGCAGGGGTAGGAAAAAGTGAAGCCCAGGCCGTCTGCGCTGCCTGCTGCGGTCACGGTGGCCACCTGGGCGGCCAAAAAGGCAAAAAGTTCATCGGCGTGGACTGTCGGCGCCGTATAATCATAGCCGGCGGTCGGATCTTTGAGCGAGGCGGCTAGCGTCTGCCGCACCGACAGACGTCCGTCGCCGTGAAGATCCACGAGCAGGGTGCGGATGTTGGTGCCGCCGAAATCAAGGGCGATGAATCGCCCTTGCTCCAGGCCGGTGGGCCGGCTTAGGAAAGAAGGCAGCATTTTGAGGCAGCTCTCTCGGCCGGTCAGGCCGGCGTCCATAGCGTCGGCGAACTGGCGAGACAGGCGGGCAAGTTGGCCGGCCGACAGAGTGAAAGCGGCGCGTACGTCGTTAAGGCGCATGGTTAGATCGCTCATGGCGTCCTCCTGCAGCTCAGCCAATTTAACATTCTTCCATTAGTTTTTTCGCTTCGACATACATAGCAATGCCGGCCGCCACTTTTTTGGCTTCTTTCATGGCCAGCACCACGGTGGCTGGCTCATGCACCACGTCACCGCCGGCGAAAACGCCGCGGCGGGTGGTCATGCCGTAGGGGCGTTCACGGGTGATGACATAGCCCTGCGGGTTCACTTGGATACCCGTGGTGGTCGAGACAATGCGGGCGGCAGGGCGCTGACCGACCGCGAGAATGATTTTGTCGGCGGGGAGTAGTTTAGTTTCGCCGGTGCCGCGCAGTCCGCCGTCTGCATTTTCCATTATTTCACACTCCAGCCCGGTAACACGGGTCTCACCGACAAAGCGGACCGGGCTGGCCAGCCACTCGAACTGGACGCCTTCCGCACGGGCGGCCTCGTACTCCGACTTTAACGCAGTAATGTCCGCTTCGGTGCGGCGGTAGACGACGGTGACTTGGCGGGCACCTATTCGTAGGGCGGTACGGGCTGCGTCCATGGCGACATTGCCGGCGCCGATGACCAGCACCCGGTCGCCGAGATGGATAGGGACTTCTTTGATGTCGACTTTGCCGGCGTTAGCCAGCGATACCATGCTAAGGAAGTATGTGGCCTGCACCACACCAGGCAGCTCTTTGCCAGGGAGGTCCAGCGTTTTCGGCAGGGCGGTGCCGGTGCCGATAAAGATGGCGTCATAGCCGTCGGCAAACAGTTCATCGATGGTAATATCCGGCCCGACCAGGACGTTGGTATTGAAGGTGACGCCCAGCCGTTCAATCTTCTTGATTTCGCGGCGGACTACCTCTTTGTTCAGCCGAAAGTCAGGAATACCGTACATGAGCACACCGCCCGGCTCCGGCTGAGCTTCAAAGACGGTAACGGCAAAGCCCATTTTGGCCAGGTCACCGGCGACGGTCAGGCCGGCGGGCCCGGAACCGATGACGGCCACCCGGCCTTTGTGCTCGCTGATTTTTTCCACAGTATCGATATCCATTTCGGCGGCAAAGTCGGCGATGAAGCGCTCCAGTTTGCCGATGCGGATGCCGCAGCCCTTTTTATTTAGGACGCAGGCAGCTTCGCACTGCTTTTCGTGGGGGCATACCCGGCCGCATACGGCCGGCAGGTTGCTGCGGCGGGCGATAATCGCACTGGCTTCGCCGATGTTGCCTTTGGCTAGCGCCTGAATAAAGGCCGGGATTTCATTTTCGATGGGACAGCCGGTGCGGCACAGCGGCTTAGGACAGTTCAGGCAGCGCTTCGCTTCGGCGATAGCTTCGCGCATACTGAAGCCTTCGTCGATTTCGGTTATTTTATCAATGCGCATGGTGCGTAAACCTCCGTTTAATGCTGTACAAAACCAAAACTTATGTAATATGATAAACCATATACTCCAATGGGGCAACAAAGTGAATTTTTTCCCAGTTAGATACAATTGCTAGGTTTTCGGAATAGGAGAAAACGAGTTCGGGAACGATAGGTAAAAGCGAAGGAGGGAATTGTCATGATGTGGGGCTATGGCTTTGGCATGTTTGGTATGATATTTTTGTTAGTCTATTTGGTTGTTGTTGTATATTTTTTCTATTTGTTGTCGACAATCGCCCGGTCGCTGCAGCGTATTGCCGACCGGCTCGAGCGACTGCCGCTGCCGGGGGAGACTACCGAGCAAAGAGCGGAATAGGGTGATAGGATTAATCCTCTGAAGCGTTCAGAGGATTTTAATTTTGTATGTTCCTGCCGCTGGCAAGTTGCTATACTATTGAATAGATGGAAAATACAGGAGGACATTATGACGGAGCAGTGGGAGACGTGTACGATAACTTACGAGACGGTACGGGAGGTAAAGGGGATTTTTCCCAAAGAAACGGTCCGTTTCGTGGCAAAGGCGGCGGGTCCGCGCGGCGAGTATATCGCCGCCAAATCCAAGGCATTTGCCTTAGGGGCGTTCAATGTATACGGCCCCAATGAGAAAAAGAAAGAGCATGCGGCGGCGCTTGAAGCAGTAGTCAAAGAACTGATCGATGATGGCTGGGAGCAAGTGCCGGAAAAAGGTCGGCCCTGGTTTAATCTGAAGTTCCGCCGGCAGGTGGAGGGATAAAGATGAAGGTAACGGCCGTGGCAATTGGCGACTCGATAACTTACGGCTATCCTTATCGGCCGCAGTATTCCTGGACGGCCCTGGCCGCGCGGGAACTGGACATCATTATTCTTAATAAAGGGGTATGCGGAGAGACAACCGGTGATATGCGCGCCCGGTTTACTCAGGATGTTCTGCCCCACCGGCCGCAGCTTGTAATTATCATGGGCGGGACGAACGACGCCTTTCTCCACATTCGCCCCCAGGAAGTAGCCGACAACCTGGCCGGCATGGTGCAAGCCGCCCGCGAGGCCGGCATTGTGCCGGTGCTTGGGATGCCGATTCCGTCCAACTACCCCGAAGATGAAGTTATGCTTGACCGGTACCGGCAGTGGCTGCGGGAATACGCCGCGCGGGAAAAGGTGGCGCTTATCGACTTTTATTTCCCCATGCTGGCGCCAGGCGGAACGGCCTTGCGCGAGGGGCTGCACGTCGACGGCGTTCATCCCAGTGAAGCCGGTTACCGGGTTATGGCCCGCGCGGCCGTGGACGCGCTTAGGCCAGTGGTGGGCGGTATGAGATAGCAGAATTTATTATGACGGCATAATAAATTCAAATGGGGATGGTGGGGATAGACGATGCTTAAATACTAGAGGGAGCTGATGCGTTTTTGTATCATAGTAAATAATAGTAAATACAAGAAAGTCTAATTTAAATTTTCCCGGGCAACGGGTTACGCAGGTGGCGGCTAATGTCTACGAGTGTACATATTGCCTGTCCCTTTCCCTCGCATATGCAGTTATCGCCGTGGCGCCTAGACCGGCCAGAATTTGCATCTATTTTAGCCATCGTTCGGGAACAGCGGTACCAACGGGGCGCTACCTTATACACCCCTGGTACACTTTTAGACGAAATATTTATCGTAAAATCTGGGTTGCTGCGCTTATACATCATTTCGCCGCAGGGTAAGGAACTTAGCTTGCCAGCCTTTGGGCCGGGTACGATGGTGTGCGAGCAAGCCTTGTTCAACGAGAAGCTTTCTTACGCCTGTGCTGAGGCGGTCGGCGAGGTGACGGTCTACTGCCTGAGCAAAGCTGACCTGGAGGCGGTTCTCCAGAGTGATTCCAGGCTGATGCTGTTGGCGTATAAGACGATGGCGGCAAAACTGGACTATATTATGGCCTGTCTTCATGTTTTTATGCTCCAGGACATGGAGCAGAAGGTTTTGTGGGTGCTGCGTCAGTTGGCGGCGACCGGCCGGGGTGGCGCGGAAAAGCGCGAAGGCTTGTCGGTGAAGGTGACTCATGAACAGCTGGCCGCCATGATTGGTGCTAGCCGGTCGGCCGTGACCCAGTGTCTGGACGCTATGGCGGCGGCCGGCATCATTACGAAGTCCCGTGGCCGCATTACGCTAAGCGAATTGGCAGGGTAAATATGCCACCCCGTCTTTCCATGAGGAAGGACGGGGTGGTTTTTACTTTCATCGACAAATTTCGATAAATTATATAATTAA encodes the following:
- a CDS encoding IS110 family transposase → MIEAMIKGTDDTKQLAQMAKGALRNKLADLEKALKGSLGYHQKMMLSMQLKHIETLDESIKELDKEIADRMRPFEEALELLDTIPGVNRRNAEEIIAEIGVDMSRFPSAEHLSSWSGMAPGHNESADKRKSGKTRKGNQHLRTTLVQSARSAARQKDTYLASQYRRICSRRGSNRAAVAVGHSILIIAYHILKKKQPYIELGANYFEQRSKDAAIKRALQLLQNAGIEINLENIVA
- a CDS encoding IS110 family RNA-guided transposase, which encodes MKQVIRIVHERCCGMDVHKKIIVACVITPDNKEIRTFGTMTDDLHELVSWLQSHGCSHVAMESTGVYWKPIYNLLEHTGIEILVVNAQHIKAVPGRKTDVKDAEWIAELLRHGLLQGSYIPSREQRELRELVRYRRSLIEERSREVNRLQKVLEGANIKLASVVTDITGVSARSMIEAMIKGTDDTKQLAQMAKGALRNKLADLEKALKGSLGYHQKMMLSMQLKHIETLDESIKELDKEIADRMRPFEEALELLDTIPGVNRRNAEEIIAEIGVDMSRFPSAEHLSSWSGMAPGHNESADKRKSGKTRKGNQHLRTTLVQSARSAARQKDTYLASQYRRICSRRGSNRAAVAVGHSILIIAYHILKKKQPYIELGANYFEQRSKDAAIKRALQLLQNAGIEINLENIVA
- a CDS encoding asparaginase; this translates as MTKKVVIVTTGGTIAMRYDPVRGGVFPAVTGAELVEAVPPLAQVGPVEVVEFANLPSPHITPRIMWRLAKVIDDLLARDDVAGVVVTHGTDTLEETAYFLDLTVQSDKPVCMTAAMRHAAEISPDGPKNILCAVKTAFCPEAVGQGVLVVANEEIHAAREVTKTHAANPKTFASPFWGPLGYVDEDKVTFRRHSLKRQKIKPAAPVDDVYLIKLVAGADDLFFRCLVDKGASGIVVEGFGRGNVPPAVVPGIKAALDKGIPVVLTTRTAGGRVLDVYGYEGGVKPLKAMGVILAGEISGQKARIKLMLALGVTRDRQALAGYFDVP
- a CDS encoding hexokinase family protein — protein: MSDLTMRLNDVRAAFTLSAGQLARLSRQFADAMDAGLTGRESCLKMLPSFLSRPTGLEQGRFIALDFGGTNIRTLLVDLHGDGRLSVRQTLAASLKDPTAGYDYTAPTVHADELFAFLAAQVATVTAAGSADGLGFTFSYPCRQTGANRAILLHWTKEIATAGVEGKDVGELLGAALARRGLGHLAPAAIINDTVGTLLAAAYQDPWTDIGSICGTGHNTCYLELSPPAAPAPMIINMESGNFDAMPLTPFDAALDAASDKPGQQRLEKMAAGRYLGELVRLAAASLAAASSCFAAPIWQRADALSGPDVALLVADTSRTLTRIEHWLSGRFGLASTLAERAALKEIAALVTARSARLVAATYAGVLLRLQSAGHTRHTIAVDGSLYEKMPGYAAILQAALAELVPDAAGYIRVRLTKNGSGIGAAVAAAMMRKSG
- a CDS encoding NAD(P)-dependent oxidoreductase, with the translated sequence MRIDKITEIDEGFSMREAIAEAKRCLNCPKPLCRTGCPIENEIPAFIQALAKGNIGEASAIIARRSNLPAVCGRVCPHEKQCEAACVLNKKGCGIRIGKLERFIADFAAEMDIDTVEKISEHKGRVAVIGSGPAGLTVAGDLAKMGFAVTVFEAQPEPGGVLMYGIPDFRLNKEVVRREIKKIERLGVTFNTNVLVGPDITIDELFADGYDAIFIGTGTALPKTLDLPGKELPGVVQATYFLSMVSLANAGKVDIKEVPIHLGDRVLVIGAGNVAMDAARTALRIGARQVTVVYRRTEADITALKSEYEAARAEGVQFEWLASPVRFVGETRVTGLECEIMENADGGLRGTGETKLLPADKIILAVGQRPAARIVSTTTGIQVNPQGYVITRERPYGMTTRRGVFAGGDVVHEPATVVLAMKEAKKVAAGIAMYVEAKKLMEEC
- a CDS encoding GDSL-type esterase/lipase family protein, whose translation is MKVTAVAIGDSITYGYPYRPQYSWTALAARELDIIILNKGVCGETTGDMRARFTQDVLPHRPQLVIIMGGTNDAFLHIRPQEVADNLAGMVQAAREAGIVPVLGMPIPSNYPEDEVMLDRYRQWLREYAAREKVALIDFYFPMLAPGGTALREGLHVDGVHPSEAGYRVMARAAVDALRPVVGGMR
- a CDS encoding Crp/Fnr family transcriptional regulator, which encodes MSTSVHIACPFPSHMQLSPWRLDRPEFASILAIVREQRYQRGATLYTPGTLLDEIFIVKSGLLRLYIISPQGKELSLPAFGPGTMVCEQALFNEKLSYACAEAVGEVTVYCLSKADLEAVLQSDSRLMLLAYKTMAAKLDYIMACLHVFMLQDMEQKVLWVLRQLAATGRGGAEKREGLSVKVTHEQLAAMIGASRSAVTQCLDAMAAAGIITKSRGRITLSELAG